Proteins encoded together in one Impatiens glandulifera chromosome 1, dImpGla2.1, whole genome shotgun sequence window:
- the LOC124929890 gene encoding histone H1-like — protein sequence MATQTSSAVKAKKIKNPPTHPRYIEMVTEAIVTLKERNGSSQYAIAKHIEDKQKQLPSNFKKLLLVQLKKLVASGKLVKVKSSFKIPAAAARSKVSKTVIPPTKNSVKPVEKKNKLPVKTKAATTKPAAKPTPKSKVTVAKSEAKPKAASKAKPAAKPKAAAAKPKAAAAKPKAVAANPKEAVKKAKVVTAKTSTKTSPAASPALKPAPKKAPVLYFRLRLSLPKTVKSPEKKIVTRARKN from the exons ATGGCGACCCAAACTTCTTCGGCGGTCAAGGCAAAGAAGATTAAGAATCCTCCGACCCATCCTCGGTATATCGAG ATGGTTACGGAAGCGATTGTGACATTGAAGGAGAGGAATGGATCGAGTCAGTACGCAATCGCGAAGCACATCGAGGACAAGCAGAAACAACTTCCTTCCAATTTTAAGAAGCTGTTATTGGTTCAACTTAAGAAACTCGTTGCGTCTGGAAAATTGGTGAAGGTGAAGAGTTCGTTCAAGATTCCGGCGGCGGCGGCTCGATCTAAGGTGTCCAAGACTGTCATCCCTCCGACTAAGAACTCTGTCAAGCCGGTTGAGAAGAAAAACAAGCTGCCAGTCAAGACTAAGGCTGCCACCACTAAGCCTGCGGCTAAACCAACCCCTAAATCGAAGGTCACTGTTGCTAAATCTGAAGCTAAACCTAAAGCTGCTTCGAAGGCCAAACCTGCAGCTAAGCCCAAAGCTGCTGCGGCTAAGCCCAAAGCTGCTGCGGCTAAGCCCAAAGCTGTTGCGGCTAATCCAAAGGAAGCCGTCAAGAAAGCTAAGGTTGTCACTGCCAAGACATCTACAAAGACATCTCCCGCAGCTTCCCCTGCTCTGAAGCCGGCTCCAAAGAAAGCACCGGTTTTATATTTCCGGCTAAGGTTGTCACTGCCAAAGACAGTTAAGTCGCCGGAGAAGAAAATAGTGACAAGGGCGAGAAAGAATTGA